The following are encoded together in the Pseudomonas maumuensis genome:
- a CDS encoding transporter associated domain-containing protein, whose product MDTLPYAPLLGIIALALLWSALFTAVDCARQQLNGHGAPTLPAQGLVLGASLGKLLVLGLACLIGQRYSGEHGFWLAGLGASFTLLVLADYLPRRLARRNPQAFLDLGGNLLKLPLALLQPLGCLLDGCAKVILRPFRVQPTAVALHPQQGDAFDEDEPAESNQYGLLEGLQALDKITVNDILVPRNEVDGINLDDPIEQIIEQLIISRHTRLPVYHNDINQVEAVLNTKLISHLLPRAELTLEKLQAACYEPYFVPESTPLQMQLLNFHKQQRRMGVVVDEYGEVLGIVTLEDILEEIVGEFEDEQSLDNPHVHPQPDGRFVIEGTASLREINRTLGWHLPCDGGPKTLNGLVTEALESIPESAVCLKVGRYRLEILETEDNCASKVLVWTLAR is encoded by the coding sequence ATGGACACTCTGCCGTACGCCCCGCTGCTCGGCATCATCGCACTGGCCCTGCTGTGGTCGGCGCTGTTCACCGCGGTAGACTGCGCCCGCCAGCAGCTCAATGGCCACGGCGCTCCGACCCTGCCCGCCCAGGGCCTGGTGCTCGGCGCCAGCCTCGGCAAGTTGCTGGTACTGGGCCTGGCCTGCCTGATTGGCCAGCGCTACAGCGGTGAACACGGTTTCTGGCTAGCCGGCCTTGGCGCCAGCTTCACCTTGCTGGTACTCGCCGACTACCTGCCGCGCCGTCTGGCGCGCCGCAACCCGCAAGCCTTCCTGGACCTGGGCGGCAACCTGCTGAAATTGCCGCTGGCGCTGCTGCAGCCGCTGGGCTGCCTGCTCGACGGCTGCGCCAAAGTGATCCTGCGCCCGTTCCGCGTGCAACCCACCGCGGTGGCACTGCACCCGCAGCAGGGCGACGCATTCGACGAAGACGAACCAGCCGAGAGCAACCAGTACGGCCTGCTGGAGGGCCTGCAGGCGCTGGACAAGATCACCGTCAACGACATCCTGGTACCGCGCAACGAAGTAGACGGCATCAACCTCGACGACCCCATCGAGCAGATCATCGAGCAACTGATCATCAGCCGTCATACGCGCCTGCCGGTCTATCACAACGACATCAACCAGGTCGAAGCCGTCCTCAACACCAAGCTGATCAGCCACCTGCTGCCGCGGGCAGAGCTTACCCTGGAGAAGCTCCAGGCGGCCTGCTACGAGCCCTACTTCGTGCCCGAAAGCACACCACTGCAGATGCAACTGCTGAACTTCCACAAGCAGCAACGGCGCATGGGCGTGGTGGTGGATGAATATGGCGAAGTGCTTGGCATCGTCACCCTGGAAGACATTCTCGAAGAGATCGTTGGCGAGTTCGAGGACGAGCAGAGCCTGGACAACCCACATGTCCACCCTCAGCCCGATGGCCGCTTCGTCATCGAAGGGACCGCCTCGCTGCGCGAGATCAACCGCACGCTGGGCTGGCACCTGCCCTGCGACGGTGGGCCGAAAACCCTGAACGGCCTGGTGACCGAGGCACTGGAGAGCATTCCGGAAAGCGCGGTTTGCCTGAAAGTTGGCAGATATCGGCTGGAAATCCTCGAAACCGAGGATAATTGCGCGAGCAAGGTACTGGTCTGGACACTGGCTCGATAG
- the ffh gene encoding signal recognition particle protein — protein MFENLTDRLSQTLRHVTGKAKLTEDNIKDTLREVRMALLEADVALPVVKDFVNSIKERAVGTEVSRSLTPGQAFVKIVQAELESLMGAANEELTLNAAPPAVVLMAGLQGAGKTTTAGKLARHLKERKKKSVMVVSADVYRPAAIKQLETLANDIGVTFFPSDISQKPVAIAEAAIREAKLKFIDVVIVDTAGRLHVDADMMDEIKALHAAVKPIETLFVVDAMTGQDAANTAKAFGDALPLTGVVLTKVDGDARGGAALSVRAITGKPIKFIGMGEKTEALEPFHPDRIASRILGMGDVLSLIEQAEQNIDKEKADKLAKKLKKGKGFDLEDFRDQLQQMKNMGGLGGLMDKLPSIGGVNLSQMGNAQGAAEKQFKQMEAIINSMTPAERRDPDLISGSRKRRIALGSGTQVQDIGRLIKQHKQMQKMMKKFSAKGGMAKMMRGLGGMLPGGGMPKM, from the coding sequence ATGTTCGAAAACCTGACCGACCGCCTGTCACAGACGCTGCGCCATGTCACCGGCAAGGCCAAGCTGACCGAAGACAACATCAAGGACACGCTGCGCGAAGTGCGCATGGCCCTGCTCGAGGCCGACGTCGCCCTGCCGGTGGTCAAGGATTTCGTCAACAGCATCAAGGAGCGTGCGGTCGGCACCGAAGTGTCGCGTAGCCTGACTCCGGGCCAGGCGTTCGTGAAGATCGTCCAGGCCGAGCTGGAAAGCCTGATGGGGGCGGCCAACGAAGAGCTGACCCTCAACGCCGCCCCGCCGGCCGTGGTGCTGATGGCCGGTCTGCAAGGTGCTGGTAAGACCACCACCGCCGGCAAGCTGGCGCGTCACCTGAAAGAGCGCAAGAAGAAGAGCGTGATGGTGGTGTCGGCCGACGTCTACCGTCCGGCGGCGATCAAGCAGCTCGAGACGCTGGCCAATGATATCGGCGTGACCTTCTTCCCGTCCGACATCAGCCAGAAGCCGGTGGCCATCGCCGAAGCGGCGATCCGCGAAGCCAAGCTCAAGTTCATCGACGTGGTGATCGTCGATACCGCGGGTCGTCTGCATGTCGACGCCGACATGATGGACGAGATCAAGGCCCTGCACGCCGCGGTCAAGCCGATCGAAACCCTGTTCGTGGTCGACGCCATGACCGGCCAGGATGCCGCCAACACGGCCAAGGCCTTTGGCGATGCGTTGCCGCTGACCGGCGTGGTGCTGACCAAGGTCGACGGTGACGCCCGTGGCGGTGCCGCCCTGTCGGTGCGCGCCATTACCGGCAAGCCGATCAAGTTCATCGGCATGGGCGAGAAGACCGAAGCCCTCGAGCCGTTCCACCCCGACCGGATCGCTTCGCGCATCCTCGGCATGGGTGACGTGCTCAGCCTGATCGAGCAGGCCGAGCAGAACATCGACAAGGAAAAGGCCGACAAACTGGCCAAGAAGTTGAAGAAGGGCAAGGGCTTCGACCTCGAAGACTTCCGCGATCAACTGCAACAGATGAAGAACATGGGCGGCCTTGGTGGCCTCATGGACAAACTGCCGAGCATCGGTGGCGTCAACCTGTCGCAGATGGGCAACGCCCAGGGCGCGGCCGAGAAGCAGTTCAAGCAGATGGAAGCGATCATCAATTCCATGACCCCTGCCGAGCGCCGCGACCCTGACCTGATCAGCGGTTCGCGCAAGCGCCGCATCGCCCTCGGTTCCGGCACCCAGGTGCAGGACATCGGTCGGCTGATCAAGCAGCACAAGCAGATGCAGAAGATGATGAAGAAATTCTCCGCCAAGGGTGGCATGGCCAAGATGATGCGTGGCCTTGGTGGGATGCTGCCGGGTGGCGGCATGCCCAAGATGTAA
- a CDS encoding gamma carbonic anhydrase family protein: MKYRLGDLRVEAHPESWAAPTATLIGKVRLQARASVWFGAVLRGDNELIDIGEDSNVQDGTVMHTDMGSPLTLGRGVTVGHNAMLHGCTVGDYSLVGINAVILNGARIGKHCIIGANALIPEGKEIPDGSLVMGSPGKVVRELTEQQKRMLEASAAHYVHNAQRYARDLVSDDE; this comes from the coding sequence ATGAAATACCGCCTGGGCGACCTGCGGGTCGAAGCCCATCCCGAGAGCTGGGCCGCACCCACTGCCACGCTGATCGGCAAGGTGCGCCTGCAGGCCCGGGCCAGCGTATGGTTCGGCGCGGTACTGCGCGGCGATAACGAGCTGATCGACATCGGCGAGGACAGCAATGTCCAGGACGGCACGGTGATGCATACCGACATGGGCTCGCCGCTGACCCTTGGTCGCGGGGTGACCGTCGGTCACAACGCCATGCTGCATGGCTGCACGGTCGGCGACTACAGCCTGGTCGGCATCAACGCGGTGATCCTCAACGGGGCGCGTATCGGCAAGCACTGCATCATCGGCGCCAACGCCCTGATCCCCGAGGGCAAGGAAATCCCCGATGGCTCGCTGGTGATGGGCTCGCCGGGCAAGGTGGTGCGCGAGTTGACCGAGCAGCAGAAACGCATGCTCGAGGCCAGCGCCGCTCATTATGTGCACAATGCCCAGCGCTATGCCCGTGACCTGGTGAGCGACGATGAGTGA
- a CDS encoding MFS transporter, translating to MTTSSTYAEPASAAPVNSPARVATASFIGTAIEFYDFYVYATAAALVIGPVFFPSGSGTAQMLAAFLTFGIAFLARPLGSALFGHFGDRIGRKSTLVASLLLMGVSTTLIGVLPGYDSIGVWAPIILCVLRFGQGLGLGGEWGGAALLATENAPEGKRAWFGMFPQLGPSIGFLAANGLFLTLALVLSDEQFREWGWRIPFLLSAALVLVGLYVRLKLEESPVFAKAVARQERVKMPVIELFSQYWLPTLLGAAAMVVCYALFYISTVFSLSYGVSTLGYSRETFLGLLCFAVVFMALATPLSAWLSDRYGRKPVLIAGALLAIASGFAMEPLLTSGSTTGVALFLSIELFLMGVTFAPMGALLPELFPTHVRYTGASAAYNLGGIVGASAAPFFAQKLVSMGGLSWVGGYVSAAALISLIAVLCLKETRNTEL from the coding sequence ATGACTACCAGCAGCACCTACGCCGAACCTGCCTCGGCTGCCCCGGTCAACTCGCCTGCCCGGGTGGCCACCGCCAGCTTCATCGGCACCGCCATCGAGTTCTACGATTTCTACGTCTACGCCACCGCCGCCGCATTGGTGATCGGGCCGGTGTTCTTCCCGTCCGGCTCCGGCACCGCGCAAATGCTGGCGGCCTTCCTTACCTTCGGTATCGCCTTCCTCGCCCGGCCACTGGGGTCGGCGCTGTTCGGCCACTTCGGCGACCGCATCGGGCGCAAGTCGACGCTGGTCGCCTCGCTACTGCTGATGGGCGTCTCGACCACCCTGATCGGCGTGTTGCCCGGGTATGACAGCATCGGCGTGTGGGCACCGATCATTCTCTGCGTGCTGCGCTTCGGCCAGGGCCTGGGGCTGGGCGGCGAATGGGGCGGTGCGGCACTGCTGGCCACCGAAAACGCCCCTGAGGGCAAGCGTGCCTGGTTCGGCATGTTCCCGCAGTTGGGCCCGTCGATCGGCTTCCTCGCCGCCAACGGCCTGTTCCTCACCCTGGCCCTGGTGCTCAGCGACGAGCAGTTCCGCGAATGGGGCTGGCGCATTCCGTTCCTGCTCAGCGCCGCATTGGTGCTGGTCGGGCTCTATGTACGCCTGAAACTCGAGGAAAGCCCGGTGTTCGCCAAGGCCGTGGCCCGCCAGGAGCGGGTCAAGATGCCGGTGATCGAGCTGTTTTCCCAGTACTGGCTGCCGACCCTGCTGGGGGCTGCGGCGATGGTGGTGTGCTACGCGCTGTTCTACATCTCCACGGTGTTCTCGTTGAGCTATGGCGTGTCCACACTGGGCTACAGCCGCGAAACCTTCCTCGGCCTGCTGTGCTTCGCCGTGGTGTTCATGGCCCTGGCCACGCCCCTGTCGGCCTGGTTGAGCGACCGTTACGGGCGCAAGCCAGTGTTGATCGCCGGCGCGCTGCTGGCCATCGCCTCGGGCTTTGCCATGGAACCGCTGCTGACCTCGGGCTCGACCACCGGGGTGGCATTGTTCCTGAGCATCGAGCTGTTCCTGATGGGGGTGACCTTCGCCCCGATGGGCGCGCTGCTGCCGGAGCTGTTCCCGACCCATGTGCGCTACACCGGCGCTTCGGCGGCCTACAACCTGGGCGGCATCGTCGGCGCCTCGGCGGCACCGTTCTTTGCCCAGAAGCTGGTGAGCATGGGGGGATTGAGCTGGGTGGGAGGCTATGTGTCGGCGGCGGCGCTGATCAGCCTGATTGCCGTGTTGTGTCTCAAGGAAACCCGTAATACCGAGCTTTGA
- a CDS encoding DUF1289 domain-containing protein: MSDERPVASPCVNVCALDEQDICIGCQRTVDEITRWGRMDNAQRREVLKRCHERALAAGLVIGL, from the coding sequence ATGAGTGACGAGCGGCCCGTGGCCTCGCCCTGCGTCAATGTATGCGCGCTGGACGAGCAGGATATCTGTATTGGGTGCCAGCGCACGGTGGACGAGATCACCCGCTGGGGGCGGATGGACAACGCGCAGCGCCGGGAGGTGCTAAAGCGGTGTCATGAGCGAGCGCTGGCGGCGGGCCTGGTAATCGGCCTGTAG
- the rplS gene encoding 50S ribosomal protein L19 has product MTNKIIQQLEAEQMSKEIPTFAPGDTIVVQVKVKEGDRSRLQAFEGVVIAKRNRGLNSAFTVRKISSGVGVERTFQTYSPQIDSLAVKRRGDVRKAKLYYLRDLSGKAARIKEKLS; this is encoded by the coding sequence ATGACCAACAAGATCATCCAGCAGCTCGAAGCCGAGCAGATGAGCAAAGAGATCCCGACCTTCGCACCAGGCGACACCATCGTCGTCCAGGTTAAAGTGAAGGAAGGCGACCGCTCGCGTCTGCAGGCGTTCGAAGGCGTCGTTATCGCCAAGCGTAACCGCGGTCTGAACAGCGCCTTCACCGTGCGCAAGATCTCCAGCGGCGTTGGCGTAGAGCGTACCTTCCAGACCTACAGCCCGCAGATCGATAGCCTGGCCGTGAAACGTCGTGGTGACGTGCGTAAAGCCAAGCTGTACTACCTGCGTGACCTGTCCGGTAAAGCAGCTCGCATCAAGGAAAAACTGTCCTGA
- a CDS encoding cytochrome C assembly family protein translates to MFSSPSLIPNLIAAFLYLAATFYQATGLARGARADKRLLGLLGTLAVVAQGGALFFQLITPLGLSLDFFSAASLIAVAVIGLTLLACLSIPVENLLVLLFPLGAVTALLAQFAPPGTVPLINEEPGILAHILLSILAYGLFTIAVFQALLLLLQDHQLKHKHPSGLIRNFPPLQTMESLLFGFLWAGWGLLSLSLISGWLFLDNLFAQHLVHKTLLACVAWIVFSVLLWGRTRLGWRGHKAIRWTLAGFCLLMLAYFGSKLVREFILHI, encoded by the coding sequence ATGTTCTCTTCACCCAGCCTCATCCCCAACCTGATCGCCGCCTTCCTTTATCTGGCCGCGACCTTCTACCAGGCCACCGGCCTGGCCCGTGGCGCCCGTGCCGACAAACGGCTGCTTGGCCTGCTTGGCACCCTGGCGGTCGTCGCCCAGGGCGGCGCCCTGTTCTTCCAGCTGATCACACCCCTGGGCCTGAGCCTCGACTTCTTCAGCGCCGCCAGCCTGATCGCCGTGGCGGTAATCGGCCTGACCCTGCTCGCCTGTCTGAGCATTCCCGTGGAAAACCTGCTGGTGCTGCTGTTCCCGCTCGGCGCGGTGACCGCGCTGCTGGCCCAGTTCGCGCCACCCGGCACGGTGCCGCTGATCAACGAGGAGCCAGGCATCCTCGCCCATATCCTCTTGTCGATCCTGGCCTACGGCCTGTTCACCATCGCCGTGTTCCAGGCCCTGCTGCTGTTGCTGCAGGACCACCAGCTCAAACACAAGCATCCGTCCGGGCTGATTCGCAACTTCCCGCCGCTGCAGACCATGGAAAGCCTGCTGTTCGGCTTCCTCTGGGCCGGGTGGGGGCTGCTGTCGCTGTCGCTGATCTCCGGCTGGCTGTTCCTCGACAACCTGTTCGCCCAGCACCTGGTACACAAGACGCTGCTGGCCTGTGTCGCCTGGATCGTCTTCAGCGTGCTGCTGTGGGGCCGCACCCGCCTCGGCTGGCGCGGTCACAAGGCGATCCGCTGGACCCTGGCTGGCTTCTGCCTGCTGATGCTGGCCTACTTCGGCAGCAAGCTGGTCCGCGAATTCATCCTGCACATCTGA
- the rimM gene encoding ribosome maturation factor RimM (Essential for efficient processing of 16S rRNA) — MNATPEKADDLIVVGKIFSVHGVRGEVKVYSFTDPIENLLDYPRWTLRHEGKVKQVELVSGRGSQKGLVVKLKGLEDRDEARLLSGYEICIARSLLPNLAADEYYWYQLEGLKVINQDEQLFGTIDHLLETGANDVMVVKPCTGSLDDRERLLPYTEQCVLAVDLQAGVMRVEWDADF; from the coding sequence ATGAACGCGACGCCAGAAAAGGCTGATGACCTCATCGTCGTTGGCAAGATTTTTTCGGTTCACGGCGTTCGCGGCGAGGTGAAGGTGTATTCCTTTACCGATCCGATTGAAAACCTGTTGGATTATCCGCGCTGGACGCTTCGGCACGAAGGCAAGGTAAAGCAGGTCGAGCTGGTCAGCGGTCGTGGCTCCCAAAAGGGCCTGGTCGTGAAATTGAAAGGCCTCGAGGATCGTGACGAAGCCCGTCTTCTGAGCGGTTACGAAATCTGCATTGCGCGGAGCCTTTTGCCCAACCTGGCAGCCGACGAGTACTACTGGTACCAGTTGGAAGGCCTGAAGGTCATCAATCAGGACGAACAGCTGTTCGGCACGATCGATCACCTGTTGGAGACCGGTGCGAACGATGTAATGGTGGTCAAGCCTTGCACAGGCAGCCTGGATGATCGCGAGCGTCTGTTGCCCTATACGGAGCAATGCGTGCTGGCAGTCGACCTGCAGGCCGGTGTGATGCGAGTCGAATGGGACGCGGATTTCTAG
- the rpsP gene encoding 30S ribosomal protein S16: MVTIRLARGGSKKRPFYHLTVTNSRNARDGRFVERVGFFNPIASGAEVKLSVNQERVTYWLSQGAQPSERVAQLLKEAAKAAA, from the coding sequence ATGGTAACCATTCGTCTGGCCCGTGGCGGCTCGAAAAAGCGCCCATTCTACCACCTGACCGTGACCAACTCGCGTAACGCCCGTGACGGCCGTTTCGTTGAGCGCGTTGGCTTCTTCAACCCGATCGCATCGGGCGCCGAAGTCAAGCTGTCGGTCAACCAAGAGCGCGTCACCTACTGGCTGAGCCAGGGCGCACAGCCGTCTGAGCGTGTTGCTCAGCTGCTGAAGGAAGCTGCCAAGGCTGCAGCCTGA
- a CDS encoding CoA pyrophosphatase: MLDELLRRMSNHTPASPETDRRFPEAAVLLPITRSEEPELVLTLRAKGLSTHGGEVAFPGGRRDPEDPDLVFTALREAEEEIGLPPGLVEVIGPLSPLISLHGLKVTPFVGLIPDYVEYRANDAEIAAVFSVPLEFFRQDPREHTHRIDYQGRSWYVPSYRYGDYKIWGLSAIMIVELVNLLFDAGISLHQPPERFIEN, from the coding sequence ATGCTGGACGAGCTTCTTCGCCGAATGAGCAACCATACCCCCGCGTCACCGGAGACGGATCGCCGTTTCCCCGAAGCGGCGGTGCTGCTGCCCATTACCCGCAGCGAGGAGCCGGAGCTGGTGCTGACCCTGCGCGCCAAGGGCTTGTCCACCCACGGTGGTGAAGTCGCATTTCCCGGCGGCCGGCGCGACCCGGAGGACCCTGACCTGGTGTTCACGGCCCTGCGCGAAGCCGAGGAGGAAATCGGCCTGCCACCCGGCCTGGTTGAGGTGATCGGTCCGCTCAGCCCGCTGATCTCGCTGCATGGCCTGAAGGTGACGCCGTTCGTCGGTTTGATCCCGGACTATGTCGAGTATCGCGCCAACGATGCGGAGATCGCTGCGGTGTTCAGCGTGCCACTGGAATTTTTCCGCCAGGACCCGCGCGAGCACACCCACCGCATCGACTACCAGGGTCGCAGCTGGTACGTGCCCAGCTACCGTTATGGCGACTACAAAATCTGGGGGCTCTCGGCGATCATGATCGTCGAGCTGGTCAACCTGCTGTTCGACGCAGGCATCAGCCTGCACCAGCCACCCGAGCGTTTCATCGAGAACTGA
- the purT gene encoding formate-dependent phosphoribosylglycinamide formyltransferase yields the protein MTRIGTPLSPTATRVLLCGCGELGKEVVIELQRLGVEVIAVDRYANAPAMQVAHRSHVINMLDGVALRAVIEAEKPHYIVPEIEAIATATLVELESEGFNVVPTARATQLTMNREGIRRLAAEELDLPTSPYHFADTFEDYSKAVADLGYPCVVKPVMSSSGKGQSLLRGADDLQKAWDYAQEGGRAGKGRVIIEGFIDFEYEITLLTVRHVGGTTFLAPVGHRQEKGDYQESWQPQAMSPKALAESQRVAQAVTDALGGRGLFGVELFVKGDQVWFSEVSPRPHDTGLVTLISQDLSQFALHARAILGLPIPVVRQFGPSASAVILPEGQSQQTSFANLGAALSEPDTAIRLFGKPEINGTRRMGVCLARDESVEAARAKATRASQAVKVEF from the coding sequence ATGACCCGTATCGGAACCCCACTGTCGCCCACCGCGACCCGTGTACTGCTGTGCGGCTGCGGCGAGCTGGGTAAGGAAGTGGTGATCGAGCTGCAGCGCCTGGGCGTCGAGGTGATCGCCGTGGACCGCTACGCCAATGCGCCGGCGATGCAGGTCGCGCACCGCAGCCATGTGATCAACATGCTCGACGGCGTGGCCCTGCGCGCAGTGATCGAGGCGGAAAAGCCGCACTACATCGTTCCCGAGATCGAAGCCATCGCCACCGCCACGCTGGTCGAGCTGGAAAGCGAAGGTTTCAACGTCGTGCCCACCGCCCGCGCCACCCAGCTGACCATGAACCGCGAAGGCATTCGCCGCCTGGCTGCCGAAGAGCTGGACCTGCCGACCTCGCCGTACCATTTCGCCGACACCTTCGAGGATTACAGCAAGGCGGTGGCCGACCTGGGCTACCCGTGCGTGGTCAAGCCGGTGATGAGCTCGTCCGGCAAGGGCCAGAGCCTGCTGCGCGGTGCCGATGACCTGCAGAAAGCCTGGGACTACGCCCAGGAAGGCGGCCGTGCTGGCAAGGGGCGGGTGATCATCGAAGGTTTCATCGACTTCGAATACGAAATCACTCTGCTGACCGTACGCCATGTCGGTGGCACGACCTTCCTCGCGCCGGTCGGCCATCGCCAGGAGAAAGGCGACTACCAGGAGTCGTGGCAGCCCCAGGCCATGAGCCCGAAGGCATTGGCCGAGTCGCAGCGTGTAGCCCAGGCGGTCACTGACGCGTTGGGCGGCCGTGGGCTGTTCGGTGTGGAACTGTTCGTCAAGGGGGACCAGGTGTGGTTCAGCGAAGTGTCACCACGCCCGCACGACACCGGCCTGGTGACCCTGATTTCCCAGGACCTGTCGCAGTTCGCCCTGCACGCGCGGGCCATCCTCGGCCTGCCGATCCCGGTGGTGCGCCAGTTCGGCCCGTCGGCGTCGGCGGTGATCCTGCCTGAAGGCCAGTCGCAGCAGACCAGCTTCGCCAACCTGGGCGCGGCCCTGAGCGAACCGGATACCGCCATCCGCCTGTTCGGCAAGCCGGAGATCAATGGTACACGGCGCATGGGCGTGTGCCTGGCGCGTGACGAATCGGTCGAGGCGGCACGGGCCAAGGCGACCCGGGCTTCGCAGGCGGTCAAGGTCGAGTTCTGA
- the trmD gene encoding tRNA (guanosine(37)-N1)-methyltransferase TrmD produces the protein MGSLRVEVITLFPEMFSAITEYGITSRAVKQGLLQVTCWNPRDYTTDRHHTVDDRPFGGGPGMVMKIKPLEDALVSARQATGAAAKVIYLSPQGRKLTQQAVKGLAEQESLILIAGRYEGIDERFIEAHVDEEWSIGDYVLSGGELPAMVLIDAVTRLLPGALGHVDSAEEDSFTDGLLDCPHYTRPEVYADQRVPDVLLSGNHAHIRRWRMKQSLGRTFERRADLLESRSLSGEEKKLLEEYLRERDDS, from the coding sequence ATGGGTAGTCTTCGCGTAGAAGTCATCACGTTGTTCCCCGAGATGTTCTCGGCCATCACGGAGTACGGCATTACCAGCCGTGCGGTGAAACAGGGGTTGCTGCAAGTGACCTGCTGGAACCCGCGGGACTACACCACAGATCGCCACCACACCGTGGATGATCGGCCGTTTGGCGGTGGTCCGGGCATGGTGATGAAGATCAAGCCTCTGGAAGACGCCCTGGTTAGCGCCAGGCAGGCGACTGGAGCTGCGGCAAAGGTGATCTACCTTTCGCCACAAGGCCGCAAGCTGACCCAGCAGGCGGTCAAAGGCTTGGCCGAACAGGAATCGTTGATCCTGATCGCCGGCCGTTATGAAGGCATCGACGAGCGCTTTATCGAGGCTCATGTCGATGAGGAGTGGTCGATTGGCGACTATGTGCTTTCCGGTGGCGAGCTGCCGGCCATGGTACTGATCGATGCGGTTACGCGGCTGCTGCCCGGAGCTTTAGGGCATGTGGACTCGGCGGAGGAAGATTCTTTCACCGACGGTCTGCTGGATTGCCCGCATTACACCCGACCCGAGGTGTATGCGGATCAGCGCGTTCCCGACGTGTTGCTAAGTGGCAACCATGCACATATCCGGCGTTGGCGGATGAAGCAGTCCCTTGGTAGGACCTTCGAACGACGCGCCGATCTTCTGGAAAGTCGCTCGCTTTCTGGAGAAGAGAAGAAGCTGCTCGAGGAATACCTCCGCGAGCGGGACGATAGTTAA
- a CDS encoding VUT family protein: MFYLIAYISSVVLINFAFSSAPHLDVIWSAWGGLVFILRDMVQTRYGHGALLAMLVALVLSYITSEPAIALASATAFFVSELIDWLVFSVTRRPLRDRLWLSSALSIPVDTFIFFGMIGALTPAVIGTAMASKFAGVTAVWLIMAWRARRAVATS; this comes from the coding sequence ATGTTCTATCTCATCGCCTACATCAGCAGCGTGGTGCTGATCAACTTCGCCTTTTCCAGTGCGCCTCACCTGGACGTGATCTGGTCCGCCTGGGGCGGGTTGGTGTTCATCCTGCGCGACATGGTGCAGACCCGCTACGGCCATGGCGCATTACTGGCCATGCTGGTGGCGCTGGTGCTGTCCTATATCACCTCCGAGCCTGCCATCGCCCTGGCCAGCGCTACCGCGTTCTTCGTCTCCGAGCTGATCGACTGGCTGGTGTTCAGCGTTACCCGGCGCCCCCTGCGCGACCGCCTGTGGTTGAGTTCGGCGCTGAGCATCCCGGTGGACACCTTCATCTTCTTCGGCATGATCGGGGCGTTGACGCCCGCGGTGATCGGTACGGCGATGGCCTCCAAGTTCGCCGGGGTCACGGCGGTGTGGTTGATCATGGCTTGGCGGGCACGGCGCGCGGTGGCCACATCCTGA